One window from the genome of Metabacillus flavus encodes:
- a CDS encoding TetR/AcrR family transcriptional regulator, with translation MRKIDDEQRDVMRTSYAKKLMNVMRTQGFSKMTIQDMAQLMNVSKATLYNYFSSKEEIIQKVGEVFTDYMQEVDETLLNIEFSYTYRFQKVFQQGALSAIYTSGIFMRDLRQSCPDIYEEITAGRKRRQGHIKEFYEEGIKECVFHSINPALLIMQDETAFKRLLNPVFLMEEGLSVKKALYDYYEMKKIQLIKPEIIQTMDDGPMEELIGYILKKMQA, from the coding sequence ATGCGAAAAATAGATGACGAACAGCGCGATGTAATGAGAACGTCTTATGCAAAGAAGCTGATGAACGTGATGCGGACACAAGGCTTCAGCAAGATGACCATCCAGGATATGGCTCAGCTCATGAATGTCAGCAAAGCCACTTTGTACAATTATTTCTCATCAAAGGAAGAAATTATTCAAAAGGTAGGGGAAGTGTTCACCGATTATATGCAAGAGGTGGATGAAACCCTTCTAAATATAGAGTTCAGCTACACATACCGGTTTCAGAAAGTATTTCAGCAGGGAGCACTTTCTGCTATTTATACTTCCGGAATCTTCATGAGGGATTTAAGACAAAGCTGTCCGGATATTTATGAGGAGATTACAGCGGGAAGAAAACGGAGACAGGGGCACATAAAGGAATTTTACGAGGAGGGAATAAAGGAATGTGTTTTCCATTCCATCAATCCTGCGCTTCTCATTATGCAGGATGAAACAGCCTTTAAACGCCTGCTCAATCCAGTTTTTCTAATGGAAGAAGGATTATCCGTCAAGAAAGCCTTGTATGATTATTACGAAATGAAAAAAATCCAGCTGATTAAGCCGGAGATCATTCAGACAATGGATGATGGACCGATGGAGGAATTGATCGGGTACATTTTGAAAAAGATGCAAGCGTAA
- the adh gene encoding aldehyde dehydrogenase, with product MYKFPNSEGSIIQFKDRYDNFIGGKWTPPVKGEYFENITPVTGKVFCQVARSTEEDIELALDAAHKAKDSWGRTSVTERSLILNRIADRMEENLEKLALAETWENGKAVRETLNADIPLAVDHFRYFASVIRAQEGSIGQIDQDTVAYHFYEPLGVVGQIIPWNFPILMAAWKIAPALAAGNTIVLKPAEQTPASLMFMLDLIGDLLPDGVLNVVNGYGLEAGKPLASNPRISKIAFTGETTTGRLIMQYASQNIIPVTLELGGKSPNIFFEDVMREDDAFLDKAVEGFVMFALNQGEVCTCPSRALIQESIYDQFIERAIERVKAIKTGNPLDPNVMMGAQASSEQMEKILSYLEIGKSEGAKCLVGGERNQLDGDLSEGYYIQPTIFEGNNKMRIFQEEIFGPVLSVTTFKDADDALSMANDTLYGLGAGVWTRDMNTAFHFGRSIEAGRVWTNCYHQYPAHAAFGGYKMSGIGRENHKMMLSHYQQVKNLLVSYSTNKLGFF from the coding sequence ATGTACAAATTTCCAAATTCGGAAGGCTCCATTATTCAGTTCAAAGACCGTTATGACAACTTTATCGGAGGAAAATGGACACCTCCTGTAAAGGGGGAGTACTTTGAAAATATTACTCCTGTAACCGGCAAGGTATTTTGTCAGGTTGCCCGGTCAACGGAAGAGGATATTGAACTTGCTCTCGACGCCGCCCACAAAGCCAAGGATTCATGGGGCAGAACGTCTGTAACAGAGCGCTCTCTCATTCTTAACCGGATTGCAGACCGCATGGAAGAAAATCTTGAAAAACTTGCCCTTGCGGAAACGTGGGAAAACGGAAAAGCGGTTAGAGAAACATTAAACGCCGACATTCCATTAGCCGTGGACCACTTCCGTTATTTCGCTTCCGTCATCCGAGCCCAGGAAGGCAGCATCGGCCAGATTGATCAGGATACGGTTGCCTATCATTTTTACGAGCCGCTCGGTGTTGTCGGACAAATTATCCCCTGGAACTTCCCTATTCTAATGGCTGCTTGGAAGATTGCTCCTGCACTTGCTGCCGGAAACACCATTGTCTTAAAACCTGCCGAACAAACTCCTGCCTCACTCATGTTTATGCTGGACCTGATCGGTGATCTTCTGCCTGATGGAGTATTGAACGTTGTGAACGGCTATGGACTGGAAGCAGGCAAGCCGCTTGCATCTAACCCCAGAATCAGCAAAATCGCCTTTACCGGTGAAACCACTACAGGCCGCTTAATCATGCAGTACGCTTCCCAAAATATTATTCCGGTTACACTCGAGCTTGGAGGAAAGTCTCCAAACATCTTCTTTGAAGACGTCATGAGGGAAGATGATGCTTTCCTCGATAAAGCCGTAGAGGGCTTCGTCATGTTTGCCCTGAATCAGGGTGAAGTGTGTACATGCCCTTCACGCGCCCTCATACAGGAATCGATCTATGATCAATTCATTGAACGCGCCATTGAGCGGGTTAAAGCGATTAAAACGGGCAACCCTCTCGATCCAAACGTTATGATGGGAGCCCAGGCCTCATCAGAACAAATGGAAAAAATCCTTTCTTATTTGGAAATCGGGAAGTCGGAGGGAGCCAAGTGCCTGGTCGGGGGCGAACGGAATCAGTTGGATGGCGACCTTTCTGAGGGGTACTATATTCAGCCGACAATTTTTGAAGGAAATAATAAAATGAGAATTTTTCAGGAAGAGATCTTCGGACCGGTCCTATCCGTCACTACGTTTAAGGACGCAGATGATGCCCTGTCCATGGCGAACGACACATTATACGGCCTTGGGGCTGGTGTCTGGACCCGGGATATGAACACTGCCTTCCATTTTGGCCGTTCCATTGAAGCCGGCCGCGTTTGGACAAACTGCTACCATCAGTATCCGGCACATGCTGCCTTCGGAGGGTACAAGATGTCCGGAATCGGACGGGAAAATCACAAAATGATGCTCAGCCACTACCAGCAGGTTAAAAATCTGCTCGTCAGCTACAGCACAAACAAACTTGGTTTCTTTTAA
- a CDS encoding DUF4825 domain-containing protein has translation MKRWLAFLFLTGAVTLSAGCQSGESGEAAAQRVLADGRHTFVGDNSAVGGMLSQLPGSQYVKTLQLHTKEKPYGLTVTYGLNNGQNETSFESSWDAENSEKVLLNNAASLLILIENAEWAELKIETKKPMLLKVTKDELQSLFGEDLSKYADDPEKWKKDVADRMAKGDLEITKFLETHLAE, from the coding sequence TTGAAAAGATGGCTGGCGTTTTTATTTTTAACAGGTGCTGTAACTCTTTCTGCAGGCTGCCAATCTGGAGAATCTGGGGAAGCCGCAGCCCAGAGAGTTCTTGCAGATGGGAGACACACATTCGTTGGAGACAATAGCGCAGTAGGCGGGATGTTAAGCCAGCTTCCAGGCAGCCAGTATGTAAAAACACTGCAGCTTCATACGAAGGAAAAGCCTTATGGTCTGACGGTCACCTACGGGCTGAATAATGGTCAAAATGAAACTTCATTTGAAAGCAGCTGGGATGCGGAAAACAGTGAAAAGGTTCTGCTGAACAACGCAGCCTCCCTGCTCATTTTAATTGAAAATGCAGAATGGGCTGAATTGAAAATCGAAACCAAGAAGCCTATGTTATTAAAAGTGACAAAAGATGAGCTTCAGTCCCTTTTTGGTGAAGATTTATCCAAGTATGCAGACGATCCGGAAAAATGGAAGAAGGACGTTGCCGATCGGATGGCAAAAGGAGATCTGGAAATTACAAAATTTTTGGAAACTCATCTAGCAGAATAG
- a CDS encoding aldehyde dehydrogenase family protein, producing MNTDFSKIYINGAWKSGSGDRSIKNINPFNQEDILEIKPALKQDLDDAYKAAEQAQVKWAKELPQVKRALLEKAVQIMDEQKEIFTDWLVKESGSTVFKAEAEYRAAMNVLKEAATFPYRMEGKILPSQTPGKENRVYREPLGVVGVISPWNFPLHLAMRSIASAIATGNSVVIKPATETPVTGGLIFASLFEAAGAPKGLVNTVVGRGSEIGDDMVTHKTPRLISFTGSTEVGRRIGKLAGGELKKTALELGGNNVFIVLEDADIEQAAESAVFGKFYHQGQICMAINRIFVHSSIYDQFAERFIEKAKELKYGNPAEADTKVGPLINRGQVDRILEDVNESVKQGAELRLGGKAEGNVLEPTVLTGVTNDMPIAVNEIFGPAAALISFDSEEEVIEMANAMPYGLSGAVHSASIEHATLVAHEIHTGMIHVNDQPVNEEPHMPFGGEKDSGIGRFNGEWALEEFTTVKWVSVQHNRRNYGPFFKS from the coding sequence ATGAATACAGATTTCAGCAAAATTTATATCAATGGAGCATGGAAATCAGGTTCCGGCGACCGGTCGATTAAAAATATAAATCCTTTCAATCAAGAGGACATTTTAGAGATTAAGCCAGCTTTAAAACAGGATTTGGACGATGCGTATAAAGCGGCAGAGCAGGCTCAAGTAAAATGGGCTAAAGAATTGCCGCAAGTGAAACGGGCTTTGCTTGAAAAGGCTGTCCAAATTATGGATGAACAAAAGGAGATCTTCACAGATTGGCTTGTTAAAGAATCCGGCAGCACTGTTTTTAAAGCAGAAGCAGAATACCGTGCAGCCATGAACGTACTGAAGGAAGCCGCGACCTTCCCTTACAGAATGGAAGGCAAAATTCTCCCTTCACAAACGCCTGGCAAGGAGAACCGGGTGTATCGCGAACCGCTTGGTGTAGTCGGAGTGATCAGCCCTTGGAATTTCCCGCTTCACTTAGCGATGAGATCCATCGCTTCTGCCATTGCTACTGGCAATAGTGTGGTCATTAAACCGGCTACTGAAACCCCCGTTACAGGAGGGCTTATATTCGCAAGTCTCTTTGAAGCGGCTGGTGCGCCTAAAGGATTGGTTAACACGGTTGTTGGACGCGGATCAGAAATCGGGGATGATATGGTGACACATAAAACACCCCGCCTCATTTCATTCACCGGTTCCACAGAAGTAGGGCGCCGGATCGGCAAGCTTGCTGGCGGAGAATTGAAAAAAACAGCTCTTGAGCTTGGCGGAAACAACGTATTTATCGTGCTTGAAGATGCGGACATTGAACAGGCAGCAGAGTCGGCTGTCTTCGGAAAATTTTATCACCAAGGTCAGATTTGCATGGCCATCAACCGCATTTTTGTTCACAGCAGCATTTATGATCAATTTGCTGAGCGTTTCATTGAAAAAGCAAAAGAATTAAAATATGGAAACCCTGCTGAAGCCGATACAAAAGTAGGTCCGCTGATTAACCGCGGCCAGGTTGACCGCATTTTAGAAGATGTAAACGAGAGCGTGAAACAAGGTGCAGAATTGCGTCTTGGCGGTAAAGCGGAAGGAAATGTTCTTGAACCTACCGTTTTGACCGGCGTTACAAATGATATGCCGATTGCCGTGAACGAAATTTTCGGACCGGCAGCCGCATTAATTTCCTTTGATTCCGAGGAGGAAGTAATCGAAATGGCAAATGCGATGCCATACGGATTAAGCGGTGCTGTGCACTCTGCTTCCATCGAGCATGCAACACTTGTTGCCCATGAAATTCACACTGGCATGATTCACGTCAATGACCAGCCTGTAAATGAAGAACCGCACATGCCGTTCGGAGGAGAGAAGGATTCCGGGATTGGCCGATTCAATGGCGAATGGGCTTTGGAAGAATTCACAACGGTTAAATGGGTATCCGTGCAGCATAACCGCAGAAACTATGGTCCATTCTTTAAATCATAA
- a CDS encoding AraC family transcriptional regulator: protein MEALSRMNDSIDYLEKRLDSVISMEEAAAAACMSKFHFHRMFQMVTGVTPGEYVRKRRLTLAAQELTHSQAKVINIALKYGYETPESFSKAFRKAHGMSPTEARQTGRILKAYPRLSFQIQLKGEKEMNYHIVSKDSFSVIGKSIMASMVNGEQHGAISRFWEESNQINGLSERLAPLTGPMGFLGICMDFDQEKEEMRYMIGAENPSHAVAEDLEVRTIPSLTWAVFESIGPMPEAIQEVWSRIYTEWFPSTGYEHAAGPEMEVYPKDGNPYAADYRSELWVPIIKK, encoded by the coding sequence ATGGAAGCATTGAGCCGAATGAACGACAGTATCGATTATCTGGAAAAGAGATTGGATTCCGTTATCAGTATGGAAGAAGCGGCAGCTGCTGCCTGCATGTCCAAATTTCATTTTCACCGGATGTTTCAAATGGTTACAGGGGTTACCCCGGGTGAATACGTAAGAAAGCGAAGATTGACACTGGCTGCACAGGAGCTTACCCATTCTCAAGCGAAGGTCATAAATATTGCCTTGAAATACGGCTACGAAACGCCAGAATCGTTCTCAAAAGCGTTCCGGAAAGCGCATGGAATGAGTCCCACTGAAGCTAGACAGACCGGCCGTATCCTGAAAGCCTATCCCCGGCTTTCGTTTCAAATTCAGCTGAAGGGAGAAAAAGAAATGAATTATCATATTGTAAGCAAAGACAGCTTTTCCGTAATTGGAAAATCAATAATGGCATCAATGGTAAATGGAGAGCAGCATGGGGCTATCAGCCGCTTTTGGGAAGAATCCAATCAAATCAACGGGCTGAGTGAGAGACTGGCTCCATTAACCGGTCCTATGGGCTTTCTAGGTATTTGCATGGATTTTGACCAGGAAAAAGAAGAAATGAGATACATGATTGGAGCGGAGAATCCGTCGCATGCTGTAGCGGAGGATTTAGAGGTCCGTACGATTCCTTCTCTCACATGGGCAGTGTTTGAATCGATCGGACCGATGCCAGAGGCCATTCAGGAGGTTTGGTCGAGAATTTACACGGAATGGTTCCCCTCCACTGGATACGAGCATGCAGCAGGTCCTGAAATGGAAGTTTACCCTAAGGATGGAAATCCCTATGCCGCTGACTACAGGTCAGAGTTATGGGTCCCGATTATAAAAAAATAG
- a CDS encoding YitT family protein, which translates to MSPKILSFLKINIGLIFVAINIHFFLSANNIAAGGTGGLSIVIQHFLPLPVGQIMLMLDGILFVIGFLIIGSAFGAVSLYSSITLSLLVWGFSILFPMGQPMSDDALIELIIGMIIGSFGSALVFSQNASTGGTDIVARIINKFTYMEMGRAVLLADISIVASSAAVFGIQTGMYALLGLLIKGFLIDYAMQMMNENKEVVIISAESEKIKQFILLNLNKGATVHTAKGAFSNDEKEVITTILARREFHRLKVYIQSVDEDAFVTIHNMNEIMGRNFKSFA; encoded by the coding sequence ATGAGTCCAAAAATCTTATCATTTTTGAAAATAAATATCGGATTGATCTTTGTAGCCATTAATATTCATTTCTTTTTGTCTGCCAACAATATTGCCGCTGGAGGGACAGGCGGTTTATCGATTGTCATTCAGCACTTCCTGCCGCTTCCTGTGGGCCAAATTATGCTGATGCTGGATGGCATTCTGTTTGTGATTGGGTTTCTCATTATTGGGTCTGCATTCGGAGCCGTATCCCTTTACTCCAGTATTACCTTGAGCCTGCTCGTTTGGGGGTTCAGTATATTGTTCCCGATGGGCCAGCCAATGAGCGATGATGCTTTGATTGAGCTGATTATTGGCATGATTATCGGTTCATTCGGAAGCGCTCTTGTTTTCAGCCAAAACGCATCCACCGGGGGAACAGACATTGTTGCCAGGATCATAAATAAATTTACTTATATGGAGATGGGCAGGGCTGTTCTGCTTGCAGATATTTCGATTGTTGCCTCATCAGCGGCCGTTTTTGGGATTCAGACCGGGATGTATGCCTTGCTGGGCCTTTTAATAAAAGGATTTTTAATCGACTATGCCATGCAGATGATGAACGAAAATAAAGAAGTGGTGATTATCAGTGCGGAAAGTGAAAAGATTAAGCAGTTTATTCTCCTGAACCTGAACAAAGGAGCGACTGTGCATACAGCAAAAGGGGCTTTCTCAAACGATGAAAAGGAAGTCATCACGACGATCCTGGCCAGAAGAGAGTTCCATCGTTTGAAAGTGTATATTCAATCAGTTGACGAGGATGCTTTTGTTACGATCCATAACATGAATGAAATCATGGGCCGGAATTTCAAATCGTTTGCTTAA
- a CDS encoding GntR family transcriptional regulator, producing MKEKQTTEQRVYNNLKEALLARKIAPGTQLVEQTISETLKVSRTPIRQAFQKLEAEGLIEIIPNKGSYVVHPTKDEILSFFDMRREFEHMAVKYGLDKLEAADIENLKSLLEKEQETYKSKDLNGYVHLNKEFHLYLARKSGNRFLIRYMEQLLNQNNVYLFLFDVFYQVETEHNARAAEHEKMVQAMEDKNAEDLHILIDQHMKRSINDLRLEDEVFKPLSKILSAEK from the coding sequence TTGAAAGAAAAACAAACAACAGAGCAGCGAGTTTACAACAATCTCAAAGAAGCGCTATTGGCCAGAAAAATTGCCCCCGGAACCCAGCTTGTGGAACAGACGATTTCGGAGACTTTGAAAGTAAGCAGAACGCCTATCAGACAGGCATTCCAAAAGCTCGAGGCAGAAGGGTTAATTGAAATCATCCCCAATAAAGGATCCTATGTCGTCCATCCAACCAAGGATGAGATCCTGTCTTTTTTTGATATGAGAAGAGAATTTGAGCATATGGCTGTGAAGTACGGTCTCGATAAACTGGAAGCTGCTGATATTGAAAATTTGAAAAGTCTGCTTGAAAAAGAACAAGAAACTTATAAAAGCAAGGACCTGAACGGATATGTTCATTTAAATAAAGAGTTTCATTTGTATTTGGCAAGAAAAAGCGGAAACAGGTTTCTCATTCGCTACATGGAACAGCTGCTAAATCAAAACAACGTTTACTTATTTTTATTTGATGTGTTTTATCAGGTTGAGACGGAACACAATGCGCGGGCTGCCGAGCATGAAAAAATGGTTCAGGCGATGGAAGACAAAAATGCAGAAGACCTTCACATTCTGATCGATCAGCATATGAAGAGAAGCATAAATGACCTGCGCCTGGAGGATGAAGTGTTTAAGCCATTATCAAAAATATTATCTGCCGAAAAATAG
- a CDS encoding class I SAM-dependent methyltransferase — protein MELVNPVRNSLRYTEDDAGITELLPSYRVDMRHAKENEKFFNAGLVSDWSNLTWKEAGKPYEVKTAAKSKREYERENGEMSVKASWEFFNRSFHEWFVKDVPDELTQSKRELKQHLSRFRFSEVKEALGETVRLSLWNYAHRIEDGVWDPRGKRALFEGLAVHKPRILFLGAAEGYEAMQLYAMYPGGEIVMADYDEFCKTDRFGHFPDTYPFLGTNPETGYMKVWYKDQMNITYLVEDIRNLHFGKEFDIVLSVGLLEHFPDELKHEALDWHRKFLKPGGYVIMTTPRLQMKSKLFYTIMADVMNHTYRELMDIRQMGLYVYEGGFEILRHGFIKVHNGIVAKPR, from the coding sequence ATGGAATTGGTCAATCCTGTTCGAAATTCTTTACGGTATACGGAAGATGATGCAGGTATAACGGAGCTGCTGCCAAGCTACCGGGTGGATATGCGACATGCAAAGGAAAATGAAAAGTTTTTTAATGCGGGGCTTGTTAGCGATTGGTCAAATTTGACCTGGAAAGAAGCCGGGAAGCCGTATGAAGTGAAAACCGCCGCCAAATCCAAACGCGAGTATGAACGTGAGAACGGGGAGATGTCCGTAAAAGCTTCCTGGGAATTCTTCAACCGGTCCTTTCACGAATGGTTTGTGAAGGATGTGCCGGATGAATTGACTCAAAGCAAACGCGAGCTGAAGCAGCATCTTTCCAGATTCCGTTTTTCAGAAGTTAAAGAAGCATTGGGCGAAACGGTTCGCTTGTCCTTATGGAACTATGCACACCGAATCGAGGATGGGGTCTGGGATCCACGTGGCAAGCGCGCGCTGTTTGAAGGACTGGCCGTCCATAAACCGAGAATCCTCTTTCTTGGCGCTGCAGAAGGGTATGAGGCGATGCAGCTGTATGCTATGTACCCGGGCGGTGAGATTGTGATGGCCGACTATGATGAATTCTGCAAAACCGACCGATTCGGCCATTTTCCTGATACATATCCCTTCCTGGGAACAAATCCTGAGACCGGTTACATGAAGGTATGGTATAAGGATCAGATGAATATCACCTATTTAGTTGAAGATATCAGGAATTTACATTTCGGAAAAGAATTCGACATTGTCTTAAGCGTCGGTTTGTTAGAGCATTTTCCGGATGAGCTGAAGCATGAGGCGCTGGATTGGCACCGCAAATTTTTAAAGCCGGGAGGCTATGTCATTATGACAACACCGAGGCTGCAAATGAAATCCAAGCTGTTCTACACCATCATGGCCGATGTAATGAACCATACGTACCGCGAGCTCATGGATATCCGGCAGATGGGGCTCTATGTGTATGAAGGAGGCTTTGAGATTCTCCGTCATGGCTTCATTAAAGTTCATAATGGGATTGTGGCAAAACCGCGCTGA
- a CDS encoding PH domain-containing protein: protein MFGKVASDMLGLSDIGSVIKPADYDKVDADDYILHEENERIFFLIKSKADEYCFTNRALVHLDGASAASKKRTLKRYEYRANKISEVFLETAGTVDLDVEIKFKLGNTAFSIDVHKKHLEELKDLYKVLIKIAEINRESHQALEYAKQSLQMASSTLGNMRSTEGSLSEEFKKVNQTAFNWLMDTKKQYSIRDFGYVFEKYINN, encoded by the coding sequence ATGTTTGGAAAAGTAGCATCAGATATGCTGGGACTCAGTGATATTGGGAGCGTCATCAAGCCTGCCGATTATGACAAGGTGGACGCAGATGATTACATCCTGCACGAAGAGAACGAACGGATCTTTTTTCTGATCAAATCCAAAGCCGATGAGTATTGCTTCACAAACCGCGCCCTTGTTCATTTGGACGGAGCAAGCGCTGCAAGCAAAAAGCGGACACTGAAGAGATATGAATACCGTGCAAATAAAATCTCAGAGGTCTTTCTCGAAACGGCAGGAACGGTAGATTTGGATGTAGAGATTAAATTTAAGCTGGGGAATACCGCGTTCTCAATCGATGTACATAAAAAGCATCTGGAAGAGCTGAAAGATTTATACAAAGTCTTAATCAAGATTGCTGAAATCAACCGCGAAAGCCACCAGGCGCTGGAGTATGCAAAGCAAAGCCTTCAAATGGCATCCTCTACCCTAGGCAATATGAGAAGCACAGAAGGCAGCCTGTCCGAAGAGTTCAAAAAAGTAAACCAAACCGCCTTCAACTGGCTCATGGATACGAAAAAGCAATACAGCATCAGAGATTTTGGCTATGTGTTTGAGAAATATATAAATAATTAA
- a CDS encoding DUF779 domain-containing protein produces the protein MADRVTATETAIALIEKLKEKHGQIMFHQSGGCCDGSSPMCYPEGDLLIGSQDILLGEIGGSPFYIHKKQYEYWKHTQVIIDVVDGRGGMFSLEGVEGVRFLSRSRPFTAEEIRELDAEEEAGRR, from the coding sequence ATGGCCGACCGCGTTACTGCGACAGAAACGGCGATCGCATTAATCGAAAAGCTGAAGGAGAAGCACGGTCAAATCATGTTTCACCAATCAGGCGGCTGCTGTGACGGCAGTTCGCCGATGTGCTACCCCGAGGGGGATCTTCTCATCGGAAGCCAGGACATTCTGCTTGGAGAAATTGGCGGCAGCCCCTTCTATATTCATAAAAAACAATACGAATACTGGAAGCATACTCAGGTCATCATTGACGTGGTCGATGGCAGAGGCGGCATGTTCTCGCTCGAAGGAGTGGAAGGAGTTCGATTCCTGAGCCGGTCCCGCCCGTTTACAGCGGAGGAAATCCGGGAGCTGGATGCTGAGGAAGAAGCTGGCCGGCGGTAA
- a CDS encoding carbon-nitrogen hydrolase family protein — protein MKLQALAAKKSVHLLFGTLLYDQNEWYHAGIYLSPGGAMHIYKKVNLAWHERGILKPGSKLECFSIETNTGSFLASIQLCREIRFPEQWTALADDGSQIFFYLTNTINADAKAVWDAHLISRAAENQRFVLSSNVAHHDQGCSTLAIDPEENVLHAIPSADEAMIKVQFDLSQNSSWYLNQRRTDLMDCRLR, from the coding sequence GTGAAGCTACAGGCCCTGGCAGCTAAGAAAAGTGTACATTTACTTTTTGGCACCTTGCTTTACGACCAGAATGAGTGGTACCACGCAGGAATTTACCTCTCTCCAGGCGGCGCTATGCACATCTATAAGAAAGTAAACTTAGCCTGGCATGAAAGAGGAATTTTGAAGCCCGGCAGCAAACTGGAATGCTTTTCGATTGAAACAAATACAGGATCTTTCCTGGCTTCAATTCAGCTTTGCAGAGAGATCCGTTTCCCTGAACAATGGACAGCTTTGGCTGATGACGGTTCCCAGATTTTTTTTTATTTGACGAACACAATAAATGCAGATGCAAAGGCAGTCTGGGATGCACATCTAATAAGCAGAGCTGCAGAAAACCAGCGATTCGTCCTATCTTCCAATGTCGCACACCATGACCAAGGCTGCTCTACACTTGCCATTGATCCTGAAGAGAATGTTCTGCATGCAATCCCATCAGCCGATGAAGCCATGATCAAAGTTCAGTTTGATTTATCACAGAATTCCAGCTGGTATTTGAATCAGCGCAGGACAGACCTTATGGATTGCCGGCTGCGCTAA